A window of the Halichoerus grypus chromosome 2, mHalGry1.hap1.1, whole genome shotgun sequence genome harbors these coding sequences:
- the EFNB3 gene encoding ephrin-B3, protein MGAPRSGPGGVRVGALLLLGVLGLVSGLSLEPVYWNSANKRFQAEGGYVLYPQIGDRLDLLCPRARPPGPHSSPSYEFYKLYLVGGAQGRRCEAPPAPNLLLTCDRPDLDLRFTIKFQEYSPNLWGHEFRSHHDYYIIATSDGTREGLESLKGGVCLTRGMKVLLRVGQSPRGGAAPRKPVSEIPMERDRGAAHSLEPGKENMPGDPTSNATSRGAEGPLPPPSMPAVAGAAGGLALLLLGVAGAGGAMCWRRRRAKPSESRHPGPGSFGRGGSLGLGGGSGMGPREAEPGELGIALRGGGAADPPFCPHYEKVSGDYGHPVYIVQDGPPQSPPNIYYKV, encoded by the exons ATGGGGGCCCCCCGTTCTGGGCCGGGGGGCGTGCGAGTCGGGGCCCTGCTGCTGCTCGGCGTTTTGGGGCTGGTGTCTgggctcagcctggagcctgtCTACTGGAATTCGGCGAATAAGAG GTTCCAGGCAGAGGGCGGCTACGTGCTGTACCCGCAGATCGGGGACCGGCTCGACCTGCTCTGCCCCCGGGCCCGGCCTCCCGgcccccactcctctcccagtTACGAGTTCTACAAGCTGTACTTGGTCGGGGGTGCCCAGGGCCGGCGCTGTGaagcaccccctgcccccaacctgcTTCTCACTTGTGACCGGCCGGACCTGGATCTCCGCTTCACCATCAAGTTCCAGGAGTATAGCCCTAACCTCTGGGGCCATGAGTTCCGCTCGCACCACGATTACTACATCATTG CCACGTCGGATGGGACCCGGGAAGGCCTGGAGAGTTTGAAGGGAGGCGTGTGCCTCACCAGAGGCATGAAGGTGCTTCTCCGAGTGGGACAAa GTCCCCGAGGAGGGGCCGCCCCCAGAAAGCCTGTGTCTGAAATCCCCATGGAGAGAGACCGGGGGGCAGCCCAcagcctggagcctgggaagGAGAACATGCCAG GTGACCCCACCAGCAATGCAACCTCCCGGGGTGCTGAaggccccctgccccctcccagcatGCCCGCGGTGGCCGGGGCAGCGGGGGGGCTGGCGCTGCTCTTGCTGGGcgtggcaggggctgggggtgccaTGTGCTGGCGGAGACGGCGGGCCAAGCCTTCGGAGAGTCGCCACCCTGGTCCTGGCTCCTTCGGGAGGGGAGGGTCTCTGGGCCTGGGAGGCGGAAGTGGGATGGGGCCTCGGGAGGCTGAGCCTGGGGAGCTAGGGATAGCTCTACGGGGTGGTGGGGCTGCAGACCCCCCATTCTGTCCCCACTATGAGAAGGTGAGTGGTGACTATGGGCATCCTGTGTACATCGTGCAGGATGGGCCCCCCCAGAGCCCTCCCAACATCTACTACAAGGTATGA